From Bombyx mori chromosome 18, ASM3026992v2:
gcgtaattactggtggtaggacctcttgtgagtccgcacgggtaggtaccaccacccgcctatttcagctatgaagcagtaatgcgtttcagtttgaagggtggggcagccgttgtaactgtactgagaccttagaacttatatctcaaagtgggtagcgcatttacggttgtagatgtctatgggccccagtaacttctcaacaccaggtgggctgtgagctcgtccacccatctaagcattaaataaataaaaacatacacaaaatatattaagtatacatatatacacaaataCATGTACATCAATAATATGATGTGGTCCACACAAATTGAGTAAGTTATGCTTTTTTGCCCGGTTTCTCCGAGCTATTGTCTGATTTTCTTACTAACGTGGCTCATCGGCCTGAAAAGGATGACGGCCGCCGACACGGGCTTCTCTATTCGCTCCTCAATTAGTGCTATTTCAACATCAGTGACCCGGCAGTAACTGCCACCGGCGCCGCTTGACCTGACTTTGCCGTTCGGACAAAATACTAATactactaccaccagtattattaGAAATAAGGTATCAAGTGGCTGACTGAGTAGataggctttttattttattgcgaaGGCATTTTCTTAATTCGTTTCTAGAGGAAATGTAATGGGTACATCAAACTCTCGTTAGACAGAAATAAGTCTCTAATATCTCGACAAATGAGCCACTTGGCGAAGTTACTTGTACTTACGTTTACACTTTACTTACACATAGTGAAGTTATCAACGTTTATCCACAACCTGCCTACAGAGAATATTGcagtattttggtcatgttgcacgcagggataccagcaatttggaacgccttatggtgaccggtaaaatagagggaaaaagggtagaggtcccaaacgatggtcggaccaaatagcggaggaactggggatacctgtcagcgaagcactccaccaagctacagaacgggatcaatggagacagctagttgacggaatcggacggagccacgagagagagagaaagagagagagagagagagagagagagagtgaagtcatttaaaaaaacacgaggtgtaattttgtttgtcgattacaaacaaaattacGATACATTACAAATGAGCGAAGTGGCCCATTCTATGTAACATATGACAAACAAAATTACATGtactgttattttttgttaatagcTTCACTAAGTATTCTATAATAACGATTTATCTTAATACAATCAGATCAATAATCAAAGGCCTCGTATTATCGGTGTGATAAATGATTTGTCAAATTATAAATATCTAATGCTTAGAATGTTATTGAATAGTCTGATTCGGGCGAAGGGAGAAATGAACGTAAAATACGGAATACTTTTTGTGGCGTTCTTTGCAGCTGCCTGGGGTAAGATTTCTGATTTCTTGTCAACACAACGAACAAGATAGTTCATTAAGCCTTTTATCACATCGGATATATTTTGGTTTAACTGCTGTTGATGATGAttgccgaagcccatagaccacATTAACCTTATTCCAACCgctcaccttaagatataacttGAAAGTCTGGTACCATTACTACACAGATTATTTGGGCAGGACTAGGTGGGATGGTAGTATCCACTGGAGGGTTATACCATCTTACTTCCAGTAAAGATTAGGGTGAAACCAGGGAGACAAGATGTATTGGGATGTAGAACGTAAATAAGCAGGGAATGCTGTTATTACTGATGTGTTAGGGAAATGTAATTCAGGAACTGGTAACTATAGTCTAGCCCGTGCTCTCTGATCAATAACTGAACAGACTTTTACCGATTTTGTAACTTTAATAAACTTATAATTGGCCACACCTCGTTAGTAGATATTGGCAATTCTATGGTATATAATTACCACAGTTACCGTAAAAACTGGCAAACCTTTGTTATGAAAGAAATCTCGAAATGGTTTCTGCAACTTTATTATCCCTGGCCTCCGGTGGATAAAGGAACTTAGTGATTAGTGACTGAACTGTCAGCCCTTATGTCTGTTGACGATAGTTGTGGTCAAATGTTTCTTGCGAAATTGTACAATACAAGGCAGCGTTTtgtgaataaatataattataaacaatataCAATTGTAAATACTCTTACTGGAGGAAAGTTCCCGAGTCTAATAAAGACATAACATTTTTTTCGTCCACAATCTTCATTCACATTAATTTTAAGGGCttgtttaatatatatagaAGGTAGAACCTTTTTGATTTCCAAGTGACCTAGAATATAGAACTTCGGAAGCACATCACTTAATCTAGaaattttcaattcattttaaaacagtttttaaacatatttgtaTAAATTGTGATAAAAGCTCATACAAATTGTATTACCTATTATAAACGtaataagtttaaataaaaataatataaaggcGTGTATACACACTGCAAATGTAATCTTAACTTAGCCGACGACTCTAGGAatccgaaaagttacaaaggaGAATTGTACATAATGTTTAATGATGAACACGTTTTTTCTCAAATTCCAGCCCTCCCCAAGCCTGAAGATGACATGTCCATCTTTTACGAGCACGCGGACCGGAACGCTCGTATTGTGGGGGGTAGCCAGGCAGCTCAGGGCAGCCACCCCCACATGGTAGCAATGACTAATGGTTTCTTCGTTAGGAACTTTGTCTGCGGAGGCTCAGTGCTCACCGCACGCACGGTGCTCACCGCTGCTCACTGCATTGCCGCTGTATTCACACTTGGAAATCTCTCTGCGTAATCTTATtcatactataatattatcatatactcgtagtatatcatacattatatatatataatatatttctggtggtaggacgtcttgtgagtccgcacgggtaggtaccaccaccctgcctatttggtGCCTATTGCCttcggtaacgacttaacaccaggtgggctgtgagctcgtccacccatctatgctatataaaaataaaaaatccattaGCCTTTACTAATAGGCTAGCGAGAAATGTATTGCCAAttcctcctccttgcatcgataatcctcaatggtGAGGGTCGTTGCTTCCTCTAACAGCTTTGTCCTGTATTATCCTGCGTCATTTCTGCCTATCCTCGGcggtgtggatagcaacgtggactgaagtgTTGAGAGTGGGGCGTATCTGATCCGACCAGCGGATTAAGTTTACCATAAACAATCTCCTATAACCGAAAAGTCAACGTTGTGTAGACGTAAATACTCGCTCGCGTAAATTATAAGTGCCTATGGAGGCTCACAGAAATTCAGAGGGTCTATGTTTCAATTCTCCCCCCTTCAAACAAGGAATACGTGATTGCTATACGGTCGAAATAGGTaagtcggtggtacctacccaggcTTCAAGTGCACAGTACAGCACAAGTACACACACATAGCCAGTCCCACCAATACATTCTTTAAAATTGCCgtattataatttcaactatGCCATtcgttcatcgtggaagtcattcatgaacGCTACGGAAGTCAAGCATTTGGAGGTTAACGGTAATGCCAAGGTCTTCCACCAAGCGGGTGAAATAGCTCGGACCCACGGTCCGAATactgttgttcggaacttgatTATTgttggagagtacttaacggtgggcagcggcttggctctgcccctgacattgctgaagtccatgggcgatggtaaccactcaccatcaggtgggccgtatgctcgtctgcctaaaagggcaataaataaaaaaaaaattaagcttatcttgaaaacgtCGTCAGCAAGAATCAGGCACCTCTCAaaggtttttttgttgtatgaTAACTACATTCATAATGTTTATGGTCATTTGTAGCAATCATGGATTCTTTGCTATCAAATTTAGTGCAAAAATGGCGAAAAATTCATATCTTACGTTAATGTTGGCACTTAAGCCTACAACTATTATTTGGAATGTGGATTTCTAGTCTCGTATATACATAGGCATTCATAAACAAGAAAAATTGAGCCTAATGCCGTTCGACATGGAAGGTTTTTAAAAACCTAACCTCGCCGGTGCCACTTTTGAACCCGAAGATTTTGGGTATTAGTCCCGTCTTTGCACCAATACCAATCTTGTGTTCTGACTTCCAACTGCATTAGACTAACCGTTATTCTAATCCAGTTAGAAGTGAGGCCCCATTACTAAACACGATGCTCGTATTCACGTGTGGTGTCCATTATCTGTAGTGGCTTAGCTCAGGTGAGACGCTTGCTCATCTGCCTGCCATAGCAAAAATGTTCAAAACTGATTTTATTATAGGGTTAATGTCATaaatttattcgttttttcttttgcaCAGAAATCTTCGTCTGACAGTCGGTACAAACCAATTTATCTCTGGAGGTGCTATCCACACTGTCTCCAGAAACATCAGCCACCCTCACTACGTCTCCAACACCATCAAGAACGACTTGGGTATTCTCATAACTTCCTCGGACATCGTTTTCAACAACCGCGTCAGGCCTATCTCTTTGAGTTTTGACTACGTACCTGGAGGCGTCCCTGTCAGGGTTGCTGGATGGGGAAGAGTTGGGGTGAGTTTAATAGTATTTGAATTGGTCGGTATAGAAGCCGAAAAGTAACccttaaatataaaaacaaaaataagtacACCATTCAATGACCCCAAGCTAGGATTTGCTTCTGTGCTAAATGTGTAGAAAATATCATCAATCGTAATATTTGGATGAGAAACATTTTAACTAGCTTAAGACATTAACAATTATTTCCAGAAAACAGCAGGCTGGTGATAGTtaacttttattaaaatcaaatatctGCACTTTACTACTTataaagtttactggtggtaggacctcttgtgagtccgcacggtaggtaccaccgcctcgcctatttctgccgtgaagcagtaatgcgtttgggtttgaagggtggggcagccgttgtaaatatactgagaccttagaactatatctcaaggtgtgtggcgcatttacgttgtagatgtctatgggctccagtaaccacttaacaccaggtgggctgtgagctcgtccacaaatctaagcaataaaaaaaaataaaaaataaaaaagttctcTCCAGCTGGGCCAAAAGTGATGCATTTCAAAAAAATTTAGGCTTTTATAGCAACTGGATCTTCTTTGCAGGCTAACGGTGCTCTCTCCATGAATCTTCTGGAGATCAATGTGAGAACCATTGACGGTCAGTCTTGCGTGAGGGCTGTGGCCCAGGCGGCCATTGACTTTAATGTAAGGGCTCTTCCTGTCGAACCTCACATCGAACTCTGCACATTCCACGCAGAAGGAACTGGTACTTGCAACGTAAGTATGTAAACAACGCTTTCTCGGCCGATTTTCACCTCCCCTGCAAATTTTCTTTACAATATTCATAAACACATATAAATTTTGGGGAAACATTGGggaaataaaatctctttggctatactatttgtatctggctggttatggtatcattaaaagtttaaattttaaagaagataattccaaattcaaattgtaaaatgtgtgatttttatttatttttcgtactgtcaagatgagtgaacctaatgaagaaattcgatacattttaaaattttactacaaaaaaggtaaaaatgcaacgcaagccgcgaaacaaatttgcgatgtttatagacctagtgcagtgtctgtgagtgtagcacaaatttggcttaagcgttttcaaaccagaaattttgatgtcaaagatgcacgtggCTCTGGTCGccttattacggataaaatggatgccatttttaaaagagtggagcaagatcggtatatcagtagttacgatgtaggtgaagaactgggaattgaccacaaaacagttttggcgcatttgaaaaaaaactgagtacacaaaaaagcttgatttttgggtacctcacgagctcactgaaagaaacataatgaaccgtgtactcatttgtgattctttactACGA
This genomic window contains:
- the LOC119629843 gene encoding chymotrypsin-2 — protein: MLRMLLNSLIRAKGEMNVKYGILFVAFFAAAWALPKPEDDMSIFYEHADRNARIVGGSQAAQGSHPHMVAMTNGFFVRNFVCGGSVLTARTVLTAAHCIAAVFTLGNLSANLRLTVGTNQFISGGAIHTVSRNISHPHYVSNTIKNDLGILITSSDIVFNNRVRPISLSFDYVPGGVPVRVAGWGRVGANGALSMNLLEINVRTIDGQSCVRAVAQAAIDFNVRALPVEPHIELCTFHAEGTGTCNGDSGSALARTDNGLQVGIVSWGFPCAVGAPDMFVRVSAFRSWLQQNIS